The Cyanobacteriota bacterium DNA window AAGATAAGTTTGAATTCTACCAGCGGCACGGAGTAGAAGAGTACTATTGCTATGACCCTGATGAATGTCTCCTGCAAGGTTGGCAGCGTTATGGTCATCAATTGCTGCCTATTGCCATGGTCGGCCAATGGGTAAGCCCTCGGCTAGGGATTCGGTTTGAGTGGCAGCCAGGGCAGGAGTTAGTGCTGTATTACCCTGACGGTCGCCGATTCCTGAGTTCGTTAGAGCTAGCACAACAATTGGAGTTAGCTGAGCAGCAGGCAGAACTAGCTGAGCAACGGGCAGAGCAGGAACGGCAGCGCGCAGAGCAGGAACGGCAGCGCGCAGAGCAGGAACGGCAGCGCGCAGAGCAACTGGCAGCATATTTGCAGTCATTAGGCATTGATCCTAATGACATCGCACCCTAGCCGTAACCTTGACCATAGGACAGCCCACTTAACAGTTAACTTAACGAATGTTTAACTTGTTGTTAAGACAACCTGGAATTTTTAAGGTTACTGATCGACCAGTTTGAGAATTGACAGTAACT harbors:
- a CDS encoding Uma2 family endonuclease, which produces MTPLLRNQQLDDLDLYPSSDGNPMAENTVQYRWIVMIKENLEILFAAVPNVFIAGDLLWYPIPVDEPPAPRQAPDVMVVFGVPKGDRRSYQQWKENNIPPQVVFEILSDSNRTSEGRRKLQDKFEFYQRHGVEEYYCYDPDECLLQGWQRYGHQLLPIAMVGQWVSPRLGIRFEWQPGQELVLYYPDGRRFLSSLELAQQLELAEQQAELAEQRAEQERQRAEQERQRAEQERQRAEQLAAYLQSLGIDPNDIAP